A genomic stretch from Puntigrus tetrazona isolate hp1 chromosome 6, ASM1883169v1, whole genome shotgun sequence includes:
- the LOC122347244 gene encoding carboxyl-terminal PDZ ligand of neuronal nitric oxide synthase protein-like produces the protein MKMHGRNRYNLVDDVADSRVPLHNEEAYQHGIHFQAKYVGSLDVPRPNSRMEIVAAMRRIRYEFKIKNIKKKKVNLIVSVDGVKVVLRKKKKKHDYSWDESQVTLAQDPIFRIFYVSHDSQDLKIFSYIARDKKSNVFRCNVFKSKRKSQAMRIVRTVGQAFEVCHKQSLDNADAWLVKGEEEKSKDETSVAGGVTEMSSNTGLEKDEKVCEEPVMESSPLSSPLSVSHQVQLLQRELQQQEQRSQAASAQVVLLQQQLSVETSARTEAQARVQQLLQQNTELLQHLSLLVKHVQELELRARPHKNSPLGSQDSLLEIALRANMPAVSRDPKPNPPSSAREGFPLSNGLARLDGFCFFSGSSEREKKPEQDRDSGQGQDEDQSGGCSPPGNQFLCTLDTPGFRESGIASGYESNTDESDDRDSWGH, from the exons ATGAAAATGCACGGGAGAAACAGGTACAACCTGGTGGACGATGTGGCGGATTCGCGGGTCCCGCTTCACAACGAGGAAGCGTATCAACACGGAATACACTTCCAAGCCAAG TATGTTGGCAGCCTGGATGTCCCGAGACCCAACAGTCGAATGGAAATTGTCGCTGCCATGAGAAGAATCAGG tatgagtttaaaattaagaacatcaagaaaaagaaagtcaacCTCATTGTGTCAGTGGATGGTGTCAAGGTGGTTTTGCGCAAGAAGAAAAAG aaACATGACTATAGCTGGGATGAAAGTCAAGTGACACTGGCCCAGGACCCCATTTTCAG aatattttacGTCTCTCATGACTCACAGGACCTGAAGATATTCAGTTACATAGCAAGAGACAAGAAAAGCAATGTGTTCCGCTGCAATGTCTTCAAATCGAAGAGAAAG AGTCAAGCCATGAGGATAGTGCGGACCGTGGGTCAGGCGTTTGAGGTGTGCCATAAACAGAGTCTAGACAACGCTGACG CATGGCTTGTGAAAGGTGAGGAAGAGAAAAGCAAAGACGAGACTTCAGTTGCTGGCGGCGTCACTGAGATGTCAAGCAACACTGGGCTGGAGAAAGATGAAAAG GTGTGTGAAGAGCCGGTGATGGAGTCGTCTCCTCTGTCCAGTCCTCTGTCCGTGAGCCATCAGGTGCAGCTCCTGCAGAGAGAGTTACAACAGCAGGAGCAGAGGAGCCAAGCCGCCTCCGCACAG GTGGTTCTGCTGCAGCAGCAGCTGTCGGTGGAGACCAGCGCCAGGACCGAGGCTCAGGCTAGAGTCCAGCAGCTCCTGCAGCAGAACACTGAACTCCTGCAGCATCTCTCACTGCTGGTCAAACACGTCCAAGAGCTGGAGCTCCGCGCTCGGCCACACAAAAACTCCCCCT TGGGATCTCAAGACAGCCTTCTGGAAATCGCCCTGCGTGCCAACATGCCGGCTGTGTCGCGCGACCCCAAACCGAATCCTCCCTCGAGCGCTCGCGAGGGCTTCCCTCTCTCAAACGGCCTCGCTCGGCTCGACGGCTTCTGTTTCTTCTCAGGATCTTCAGAGCGGGAGAAGAAGCCGGAGCAGGACCGTGACTCAGGACAGGGTCAGGATGAAGATCAGTCGGGTGGTTGCTCTCCTCCAGGGAACCAGTTTCTCTGCACACTGGACACACCGGGATTCAGAGAGTCCGGTATCGCATCCGGATATGAGTCTAACACTGATGAGAGTGATGACCGGGACAGCTGGGGCCACtga